The DNA region CAGTATTGTGTGAGCTCACTTGTAGTTACAtcatgtttttctcttgctgcttttaagagtctTCATTGTCTTTAACATTCTTCTTTGCAATTTTGATATGTCTTGGAGTGGGCCTTTTTGGATTCAACTTgtttggaattctctgtgcttccttgactcgtgtgtctttttctttcaccagattagggaagttttcaattATTATTGCTTCAAATGGGTACTCaaatttttactctttctcttctccttctggtactcaTATGTTGTGGATGTTATTAGGCTTCATGTTGGCTAATAGGTCCCTTAGACTatcttcattgttttaatttattttcctttttgctgttcttgttgggtgttttttgctacttcatttttcaaatcactgatttgatcctctgttttatCTAACCTActcttgattccttctagtgcattatttatttcaaatacgTATTCTTCAGTTCTGCCTggtgtttctttttatagtttctatgtcttcttttatgcttattatcattcttttttaagttctcactgaaatTATTCATTCTTCTTAGCCTAAATtccttgaacatccttataatcattgtttttaaCTGTATAAATGGTAAGTTGCCAGCCtccattttattcagttctttttcaggGCATTTctcctatctttttatttgtagaatgtttctttgtatttccattttgGCTACTgctctgtatttgtttctgtgtattaggtagctctatTATGTCTCCCAGTCATAGTTTGGTGACATTATATAGTAAGTATCCTATGGGGCTCAGTAGCACAATCTCTCTTATCACCTGAGCAAAGTGCTCCAGAAATGtctcttgtgtgggttatgtgatctcttcttttgtatttgagttttatttctgtTGGCCCATTTATGCATGGGGTCAACCCTCAAGCTGGCTGACTATGAAGACTGACTCCAACCACACTGTACAAGCTTCTCTGTGATTGCTAAACACACAAAGTGAAATTCACCCCAGCAGGGCCTGGTGCCTGCCAAGGTCTCCTTTTGTATGTATCACTTGTGGAACGAACTGGGTCTTGGTCTAATGTGGTCTGAAGCTCACCACCAGGTATGTTACTTCTGGGGTTTCTTGAAAGGCTATTCTGGTGTGGTTAATATGAGATACTGCTTGTGACTACCCCATGCTAGTTGTTTAGAGCTACAAAGTGTTTTGAAGTTTCTAACTGTCTTTGCTGGCCTTGTATGTTAATGGAAATGTCCAAGATATACACCAAGTTGGGATACCATCAGCATTGAGCCCAGAAGCAGTTCAGCAAAAAGGCCTGAGGCTCCCAGAGAtctgcctcccccccttcctgtcaGCTGCCTGTTAGACACAGTCACTAAAAGAGCCTCTGGCAATTCTCATGCTGTGTGAAGTAGGTTCTCAATGAGTTACCAGGTAGGGATAATTGGTGTTCAACAGGTTGACATAGATTAAAACTTTGTGCCAGTGCTGGGTATGGGCCCAGTCAACAAAAATCCCAGAGTacaccaaggccagctgccaccCAGACTTTTGTGGTGAGGTAGGGTATCAGAGAGTTGTCAGAAGGTGACCAGTAGAGTATATCAGGCCCCAAAAGACCAAGATTTGGTCATGTAAAGGGAAGGAGCTTCATGGGTTTGGAATGCAAAGGAAAAATAGCCTCCATCCTAGATTAACACAATTCAGTCTGTCCTAGATTCTGCCTGGACCTCCCAGAGAGCTGTGACTCAGTAGGGCAGGGCTGTGAGTAGTTAGGATTATGGAACTAGTGGATATCAAGTTGGGGTAGCACTGGTCAAGCTCAAAGGAAGGTAGGGAGAATGGCTCTTATCTCAAGGCCCACAGCTCAGTCTGTGACATCCCCTGGGTCTGCCCAGACCTCTACAACCTGGACTCAGGCAGCTGACTTCTTTATAAAATGTGAGCCTGCAGAGCAGATGACAGGGAATCAGGAGGTTGGGGCTATTGTATTCCCCCAAGCTGATGTCATATGTAGAGGAgtgctctacccaagaaagaatATGTCTGTGGGAGGTTTAGGAGAGAGATTAATCCCAGAGACCCTAGTACTGTCCCTTTAGCTGTCTTCTCAGAGCCATACTACTCAGTTTTTCTTCACAGGACTCTAGTCTGCTAAGAGCTGTCTACCTTCTGCTGGatcccagggtaagtggctgtgaatgaaatTTTGTGCATTGGCTCTTTAATAGGGCACCTGAGTTTCTAGCACACTGCTTTCTCTACCTGGGGAACATATTCCCCATGATTTTCACAGCTAGATTTTATGTGGGCTTTTTATACTGGCTCTGATGCTCTGGGTTGGGGATTGGGGAGCTCTGCTGGGGTTGATACCTCTTGCTCCATAAGGGAAACCTTTGCAGCTGAGAATCCTTGGTTAtgagacttctgttcagctagtcttcagtttgttattcaggttgattgttctatgtTTTAGTTGCAATTCCAACTTGGTTCAGGGAGGAGGGGAATGTGCTTCTACTTATACTGCCACCATCTTTGATTCTTGACAGTATTATTTTTCCTTGCATTAATTTTATGATTGCTATTGACTTATTTTTATGTGTTCTgtgcttgttttgtttcttgttccACAGACCTTTATTGGTCCTCTTTCTTCTACTTTGCAACATATTTTGCTTCAGTAATTATATCAGTTATTTTTCAGTTATTACTTGAAATTTAATTAGAAGAGTTTTATATTACCAAACCTGCTATGTGTGAAAATATCATTTTAGGGAAGGACTGAGATAGTGAGCAGAATAGTTTTAAGTAGTTCAAAGTGCATATTTGAGAGTGACTAATTTGACTACCATCTGTTGTCTATATAAATTCTTACAAGTAGTCCTCCTTATACTTTTGACTCTGCTTCTAACTAACAAGAAGTTTCTTATGCCAAAAGGAAGCCCTGTATTTATGGTGCAATGGTGTGTGTTTCTTGAGTGAGTGTTTGTGTGTAgtattatatcttttatttttttttcagtctctaCCTTCTCTGATATTCTGTGGTAGTAAAGCTGTGTTTCAGGATGTTCTCACTAGAAGCCTGTTTTCACTACCATCCTGAAAACTGGTTTGTTTTAAAATGGGTATTTTGTTTTCTCACTTTAGTTATGCCACCAACCTTTTTGGACTTTATTATTATTGGCCTGAAATACAGAGCAGTAGTCATCTTGAGTGTCTTCTCACCTAGACCCTATTTTCACTGTATTTGAGAGCCCTTACCCTTACATTTTGGGGTCAGGGTTTAAAATGCTTTCATTTCATCAAAGATGGAGTTTTGGTTTCTAGCTCTAGTTTTTCTTACAGTTTTTGGTTGGTTctagagaggagaagaaagaaaagatgttccTACTCTGACATATTAAACTGAAAGTTCCCTAGAATAGAGTTTTAAACAGATATATATTTTAGGAGCAATTAGGTTTAAACTGATATTTAACCTGAGTTCACTAAGAAAAAATTTTGCCAAACTAATGTTaagaaattttatgaaaatatgttAGACTCGTGGACCAGAAACTATAATAAACTTACCAAGACAGcacttaaaaatattacaattagGCTGATGTAGATAGTTGACCAGTTGAAGTTGAAGTCAAATAGAAATGACTAATGGGTAGACATTGACCTGAACGGACATTCCATGTGATAATCCATAGGGCTTCATTTTGACCCTTTCCTCTTAAATGTCTCAAATAAAGACATAAGATAACATATTCAAATTTGTAAACTGACTTTAGTGAATGTTGGTTGGAGAGCATTATCTTCTGAATTATGaatcaaaaattttataaagtttaagAAAATGGGCTAAAATGAAAAGTATAGCATTCTAAAACCTTGGTACATAAAAACATGTGCATCCTCATGTAAATTgcggcattattcacagtggtcacaacatggaaacaaccaaagtgcccctcagtgaaggattggataaagaagatgtggtacatatatacaatggaatactactcagccagaagaaacaATAACATAGGGCCATTTAGGGcaacatgcatggaccttgataacattatattgagtgaaataagtaaatcagagaaagctaagtactgtatgatttcacacatcatcggtggaatataaaactgagactcatgggcataaataaatgtgaaatggTTACTGGTGGATTGGGATGTGCGGATGTGAGGGAGAGgtgtaaagagagaaaatataaagtgatggaaaattatttgacttcgtgtgatgggtatacaacataatcaacagttcaaatattatagaaTGTTTACCAGAAACCGATGTACTTTTCTTTATCAATGACAACCtggtaaatttaattttctaaataaaattttaaaaagaataacatttcctaatcaaaaaaaatttacacataGATACAAAAATAGTTCTGGgatagagacctgaagatggcagtgtagtaagcagacacacagacacccagctctcaccaccaaactggaaaacaaattaatttaggaaaaaaaaattcagcatgaaaaaccaactctggactacaagaacagctctcaaaaaccaaggagcaaagaagaagtcacAACAAACCTGGAAGGgagcctgaatctcccctgcttacaggaacagagggggggggtgaggttgagagcccagaggggatctcactccagggaaaagagaagaaaatactgctcacagccacttgcctggtggccagagagcgaggtgtgttgaaaggactggcttatctcccatgtggaaaggagagagagagggacagataatgaggggcaaaggaatgcaggagatgaccaaaaaagctgattcatccatgctggaggtggccatagctgggggagggactgatccttccacaaaacagaatTAATTACTTccggatcacagatctccagacatctctccagctccaatcaacgcaacaagacacagctgaaaacaaaaagtggggaggagaggcagtaacttAGGTCTCcaaggagatctgagatacaactccccctactgaagctgagaaaacatcctgtccccagagagattagttggtggaagagggcttcagagtctcaggttacacccagcattcctggatacagtttcaaggaagcctcttgctgagatcagcaaacaagactatcacctgttaagaaaacaaaaaaatcaagacttcaaagcagcccaaatccgaaaatggattacaaataatagctgataccaactcaagaagacctagaaataacacaattgaaaactgttggcagacaacaccaagcctagactcaaccaactctacaaacaaaacacccaaacacagagaataagaagacaaagaagtgcaatccaaatgaaaccacgagagaaaccttcaggagctgaactgagtgatatggaaataatcaaacttacagatgtggagttcaaaataatgtttGTAAGGATGCTTacagatcttagaacaacaatggatggtcattacaaacacctaaaaaaaatagcaagtataaaaaaggatattgaaatattgaaaaagaatcagttgaagatgacaaatacaatatcagaaatgaagaccacaatggaaggaattaaaaacaggatggatagagctgaggatcgaatcagtgagttggaggacaacttcaatgaaggcaagaaaacagagaagaaaaaataaaagagactcaaaagtctgaggaaatgcttagagagctctgtgacaacatgaagagaaataacatcacatTATGttattctgaagaagaagagaaagaacaagggatagagactttgttcaatcatttcatagctgaaaacttccctaaattaatataggagaaactctcacaagttcaagaagcacagagaactccattaaagagaaacaaaaagaaacctacaacaagacacatcataataaaaataccaaagctaaatgataaagagaaaatattaaaactgatagagaaaaaaaggccatcacctacaaagcagcccccataaggatgatatctgacttctgaacagaaacacttgaggacagaagggaatggcaagaaatattcaaagtaatgcagaacaagaacctacaaccaagaatactttttccagcaaggatatcatttaaaattggaaggagaaataaaaagctttccagacataaaaaactcaaggaatttattacaaccaaaccaatgctgcaggaaatgttaaggggcctgttgtaaacagatcaaagtgggaaaagaatatagcaaaaagggaatacagctttaaataataaaatgggaataaacaactacatatcaataataaccttaaatataaatggttaaatgatccaatcaaaagacatagggtagctgcatgcataagaaaacaggacccgtacataagctgtctacaagagaaacaccttaaaacaaaagatgcacataggcagaaggtaaaaggatgaatgaaaacatttcatgcaattggaaatgaaaaaaatgctggggtagcaatacttatatcagacaaaatggactttaaaacaaaggatatagtaagagataaagaaggccactacataatgataaagggagcaatccaacaggaagatataactattataaatatctctgaacctaatataggagcacctaaatatataaagcagactttgatggatttaaagggtgagattaacagcaatactataatagtacaagatttcaataccccactaacatcacaaaatagatcctcaagaaagaaaattaacaaagaaactgcagacttaaaggacacactagatcaactcgatttaatagatatcttcagaaacttttatgctaaaacagcagaatatacattcttttcaagtgctcatgatacactctctagaatagaccacatgttagggaaaaaaagtggtctcaacaactttaagaagattgaaatcatatcaagcactttctctgatcacaatggcatgaaactagaaatgaaccacaacagaaaaactcaaaaattctcaaacacatggaaactaaatagcaggttgttaaataacgaatggattaagaatgagatcaaagaagaaataaaaaaaattcctagaaatgaatgacaatgagcatacaacaactcaaaatttatgggacacagtaaaagcagtactgagagggaagttcatagcactacagtcaCACcttaagaaagtagaaaaagctcaaataaacaacttaaccctgcatctaaaagaactagaaaaagaacagcaagtaaagcccaaatgtagtagaaggaaggatataataaaggtcagagcagaaataaatggtatagaggctaaagaaacaatacagaggaacaagtaaactaggagctggttctttgaaagcgtaaacaagattgatgaactttaacTAGACTcccaggaaaaagagaaagaagactcaaataaataaaattagaaatgagagtggagaaataacaactgacacaacagaaaaacaaaatattgtaagaaaatactatgaagaactgtatgccaaaaaactagacaacctagatgagatggaaaaattccttgaaacatacaaccttccaaaaatcaatctggaagaatcagaaaacctaaacagactgattatgccaaatgagatcaaaacagttatcaaaaaactcccaacaaagaaaagtccagggcctgatgtcttcacaagtgaattctaccaaatattcaaagaagaactaactcctatccttctcaagctatttcaaaaaattcaggaggaaggaagacttccaagctccttttatgaggctagcataattctgattccaataccaggcaaagacatcacaatgaaagaaaattatatgccaatatctctgatgaatatagatgctaaaatcctcaacaaaatattagcaaactagatccaacTATATATGGAAAGAATCATACagcacgatcaagtgggatttattctggggaggcaaggctggtacaatatccgtaaatcaatcagtgtgattcatcacataaacaaaaagatggagaaaaaccacatgataatttcaatagatgcagaaaaagcatttgataaaatccagcacctgttcatgatcaaaactctcagcaatgtgggaatacagggaacatacctcaacatgataaaagccatgtatgacaaacctacagccaacatcatactcaatgggcaaaaattaaaagcaatccccttaagatcaggaatgaggctggggtgccccctttcaccactcttattcaacataagtcctagccacagtaatcagagaagaagaaataaaaggcatccaagctggaaaagaagaaataaagctatccttatttgcagatgatatgacattgtatatagaaaaccctaaagtctcagtcaaaaaactactggacctgataaatgaattcagcacagtggcagaatataaaattaatactcagaaattagaggcatttttatacgccaacaatgaacaatcagaaagagaaattaaggaaacaatcctcttcagtATTAcaacgaaaaaaataaagtacctaggagtaaatttaagcatggagactaaagacttgtactcggaaaattataaggcattgataaaagaaatcaaagtagatacaaacaaatggaagcatatactgtgctcatggttaggaagaataaacatcattaaaatgtctatattacccaagcaatctataaattcaatgcaataccaattaaaataccaatgacatacttcaaagatagagatcacatattccaaaaatgtatatggaaccaaaaaagaacacaaatagcctcagcaattagtggagggtatcacacttcctgacatcaagttatactacaaggccattgtactcaaaacagcccagtactggcataagaacaggcatattgatcaatggaacagaacaaagaacccagaaataaacccacaactctatggacaactgatatttgaaaaggaggtaaggaaattcaatggagtaaagacagcctttttaacaaatggtgctgggaaaattgtacagctacctgcaaaaaaatgaaactagaccaccagcttacactattcacaaaaataaactcaaaatggattaaagacttaaatgtaagccatgaaaccattagcatcttagaaaaaaacataggcagtaagctctccgaaatctctcgcagcaatatatctgctgatttatctccacagggaagtgaaatataatacaggataaacaaatgggactatatcaaactaaaaagcttttgcacagctaaagacaataagaatagaaaaaaaaggcaaactacacaatgggtgaacatatttgacaatacgtctgataagggtgtaagttatttttccccgccgagaaggaaggaacaggtctcggagccgtgaagtgtggaatagcaaaaaggctttattgattacagagcacacatcccgcccagcaaggtttgctggccccaaggtaagatggaggccagggaagttgcaaggattaaactgcgtgggagatatttaaaggggaccctctagggaagtcaagctaacatgacgtggtgaaatcccactggctggtagacggtcactttttttccaaaaggttcctgtgaagcttcttttggcgcgcttggttgtgggcggtcctagccaaagttcccaggtctgagttccccacgtgaccatcccccattatccaccgaccttacattctgaccttttgtgttaaatagaaaaaggggcgccgtttattcatctggctacttcctgctaaataggggcgttgtggggagggagaatcagaaggtggtggttttgaggggtgtcaggaggaacatctgtgcggctgtgactggagaaacttcacggatgtggtcctgtaaggatctaaaaaaaaaaaaaagaggagtaataggaggatttgcagggtccagccttttggtgagctggagattgATGGAGTCCAGttgttccgactgccagtggtcctgtaaggaggcaagcttgaggcagaactgcatgtcaggagtggcgtaaaaaggggaaaggaaggggtcccatccattcctaTAACTGAGACCTGTTAGGGaactaaaggttttttttttcctgataaaaacacattttacttgGCATTTAAATATCCACTGTTGTTAGCAAATCCCAggaaaaaaatgctatttttagtCATAAGTTTGGCTGACAAAACGGATGTTTTCCTTTAGGCACAGCAATTATTTTTGAGAGAAGGTAAGCAAACTAAATAAACCCCACCAGGCATCAGTCACATACACAGCCCGTAATTTGCAGCTCTGTCGCTGTGTCAATCCCATATACATCTTGCACCATAGTACCCAGGCGAGCTGACAAACACGACCAACAGAGGAACTGTCCCCGACACCATGCACTAGAAATGAGGGTGACAGGTAGGCTAGGACCACTTCTTGGTGATATTGAGGTGGCTGAGCTGGTCGGCCAGTCGCTGGTGCGGTGGAAACTTGGCCTCGGAGGCCACCTTGATGGACTGGAAGGTGGCTGCCCTGCGGACCGCAGCATGCCTGAACTCCTGTGTGGCGCTGAGGAAGGGTGCGCTCAGCCAGTAATGGTTCTCCGCCTTCGTCTCCAGGCTGCGGAGCATGTTCTGCTTCACGTGGAAGGACACGGTGTGCGGCCGCTGGTGCTTTCCGATCCACTGCCGGCCAGGGATGCGGTTATGGCGCAGGAGCATGGTCAGGAACATGGTTCCTGCATGGACAGAGAACGGAGTGGGATGGCATCCAGTCCGGCCGCAGGCGGAGCAGCGTCCCTGAGAAAGCGCATGCCCACCCACATCCCAGAGCGCCCAccagaggagtaatagggggatttgcagggtccagccttttggtgagctggagatggatggaatccagtggttccaactgccagtggtcctgtaaggaggcaagcttgaggcagaactgcatgtcaggagtggcgtaaaaaggggaaaggaaggggtcccatccattcccataatcaagacctgtgagggaactagaggtccagagtgtgatggcaaaaacagagaaggtagcccccgtgtccacaagaaatgagatggaactacccacttgttgcagcataccctgggttctttgagtccaggctgtgtcctaggagtttgagcgatgcacccacctggctggattggccttcccattcaggcggcttgtcctccacgtacaggcgctgaggaaaaacctattgcccaaaggggcaatcactgtaccagtgactgggctgcttgtaGTCAGGGCAGGGCGCAgtgggcagctgcgggcaggggccctgctgagaccagtggtcctgcttgccacacttaaagcaagctgctggtggctcttctggtctcagggttgccacaataGCTGGAgtttggagagttaccttctgctgcatgcgggcctggtgaacagccttagcctgtttctactagttgggaccaacCATTAAAacctttaaatgccatgttcacaggttcctgATAGGgttttgggggttgagaataaaaggaggagggctcatgtggagcccggcacccagatcccgcaggaaatgctggagccaaaggaaagacagggcaggaacttcctgcaagaaaattggggttggacgtcctgaaaacggatgtaagagccaatgccaggctgagaatagcctgacggaggaggggttAAAGAACACAGtaaagggaggggcccctggccagcaggggaggagaaagaga from Saccopteryx leptura isolate mSacLep1 chromosome X, mSacLep1_pri_phased_curated, whole genome shotgun sequence includes:
- the LOC136385875 gene encoding large ribosomal subunit protein mL63-like, yielding MFLTMLLRHNRIPGRQWIGKHQRPHTVSFHVKQNMLRSLETKAENHYWLSAPFLSATQEFRHAAVRRAATFQSIKVASEAKFPPHQRLADQLSHLNITKKWS